A stretch of the Streptococcus himalayensis genome encodes the following:
- the cysK gene encoding cysteine synthase A, which yields MAIYQTITDLIGQTPIVKLNRLVPKDAADVYVKLEAFNPGSSVKDRIALSMIEKAEQDGILQPGATIVEATSGNTGIGLSWVGAAKGYKVVIVMPETMSVERRKIIQAYGAELVLTPGSEGMKGAIAKAQEIAKERNGFLPLQFNNPANPEIHEKTTGVEILEAFDGQALDAFVAGVGTGGTISGVARTLKAARPELQVFAVEANESAILSGEQPGPHKIQGISAGFIPDTLDTNAYDGIVRVASDQAIALGREIGGQEGFLVGISSAAAIFAAIEVAKKLGKGKTVLAIAPDNGERYLSTALYDFPID from the coding sequence ATGGCTATTTATCAAACGATTACAGATTTAATTGGGCAGACACCAATTGTGAAACTAAACCGCCTTGTGCCTAAAGACGCCGCTGATGTCTATGTCAAGCTAGAGGCCTTTAATCCTGGCTCTTCTGTCAAGGACCGGATTGCCCTTAGTATGATTGAAAAAGCAGAGCAAGACGGTATTTTACAGCCCGGTGCAACTATTGTCGAAGCAACGAGTGGCAATACAGGTATTGGACTTTCTTGGGTTGGTGCTGCCAAAGGCTACAAGGTCGTCATTGTCATGCCAGAAACCATGAGTGTGGAACGCCGTAAAATTATCCAAGCCTATGGAGCTGAGCTCGTCCTAACTCCAGGTAGCGAAGGAATGAAGGGAGCTATTGCCAAAGCACAAGAAATTGCGAAGGAAAGAAATGGTTTTCTACCGCTTCAATTCAACAATCCTGCTAATCCAGAAATCCATGAAAAAACAACAGGCGTGGAAATTCTGGAAGCCTTTGACGGCCAAGCACTTGACGCCTTCGTAGCAGGAGTAGGAACGGGGGGAACCATCTCTGGTGTTGCTCGTACTTTGAAAGCTGCTCGTCCAGAACTTCAAGTCTTTGCAGTGGAAGCAAATGAATCAGCTATCTTATCAGGCGAACAACCTGGACCTCATAAAATCCAAGGAATTTCAGCTGGCTTTATCCCTGATACCCTTGATACCAATGCCTATGACGGGATTGTCCGTGTAGCGTCTGACCAAGCGATTGCATTGGGTCGTGAAATCGGTGGGCAAGAAGGCTTCCTTGTAGGAATCTCCTCTGCAGCCGCTATCTTTGCAGCCATTGAAGTCGCTAAAAAACTAGGGAAAGGAAAAACAGTCCTTGCGATTGCCCCAGATAATGGGGAACGCTACCTCTCTACCGCACTTTACGATTTCCCAATTGACTAA
- the pknB gene encoding Stk1 family PASTA domain-containing Ser/Thr kinase — translation MIQVGKIFAGRYRIIKQIGRGGMADVYLAKDLILDGQEVAVKVLRTNYQTDPIAVARFQREARAMADLDHPHIVRITDIGEEDGQQYLAMEYVEGLDLKRYIKDRGYLTNEEAVRIMGQILLAMRLAHTRGIVHRDLKPQNVLLTPDGNAKVTDFGIAVAFAETSLTQTNSMLGSVHYLSPEQARGSKATVQSDIYAMGIIFYEMLTGHIPYDGDSAVTIALQHFQKPLPSIISENPRVPQALENVVIKATAKKLPDRYQSVAEMYVDLSSSLSYERRTEARLLFDDAGKADTKTLPKMPQPPLQEASARVAQTEPTTPNKAPISPNLSSKPKKKRRLRTRYKVLMLAVFLVLAALGALIWLSPSSTTVPEVNGQTVAQARSAIEEAGLKVGKEKTEKHDDIAAGTVIRTEPKAGTQRREGTSVDLVISEGPDTFSIANYIGWKKTDVINDLVQNHKISQEVIRIEEVETNDYEAGTVIEQTPEARTIYNRADKQRITLRVAKEMANTSMPSYLGSSYEFAVQNLTQILGVKEANIERRTTANPDDNPYGYAAGLIVKQTPDVNANFSLKSARIVLYIYEPKEDPSTAHSESSSRSSSERRSNSSTEESSDTQPSSTVSSSTIE, via the coding sequence ATGATTCAAGTCGGCAAAATTTTTGCTGGACGGTATCGAATCATCAAGCAAATAGGCCGTGGGGGGATGGCAGATGTCTATCTCGCTAAGGATCTTATTTTAGATGGACAAGAGGTTGCGGTAAAGGTTCTTAGGACCAATTACCAGACCGATCCGATTGCAGTGGCACGCTTTCAACGTGAAGCCCGTGCCATGGCAGATTTGGATCACCCGCATATCGTTCGGATAACGGACATTGGAGAAGAAGACGGTCAACAGTATCTTGCAATGGAATATGTGGAAGGACTGGATTTAAAACGTTATATTAAAGACCGAGGCTATCTAACTAATGAAGAAGCAGTTCGGATTATGGGGCAAATTCTCTTAGCTATGCGTTTGGCACATACGAGAGGTATTGTTCACAGAGATTTGAAACCGCAAAATGTCTTGTTGACACCTGATGGCAATGCCAAGGTGACCGACTTTGGGATTGCAGTGGCATTTGCAGAAACCAGTTTGACGCAGACCAATTCGATGCTGGGGTCTGTCCATTACTTGTCTCCAGAGCAAGCACGTGGCTCCAAAGCAACGGTTCAAAGCGATATCTATGCGATGGGAATTATTTTCTACGAGATGTTAACCGGTCATATTCCTTATGATGGGGATAGTGCTGTTACCATTGCTCTTCAGCATTTTCAAAAACCGCTCCCTTCCATCATCAGCGAAAATCCTCGTGTACCACAAGCTTTGGAAAATGTCGTGATTAAGGCAACGGCCAAGAAATTACCAGACCGCTACCAGTCGGTAGCAGAGATGTATGTCGATTTATCGAGTAGCCTTTCTTATGAGCGACGAACGGAAGCTAGACTTCTCTTTGATGATGCCGGAAAAGCAGATACCAAAACTTTACCAAAAATGCCCCAGCCTCCTTTGCAAGAAGCGTCAGCAAGAGTGGCACAAACAGAACCAACGACACCGAATAAGGCTCCGATTTCGCCAAATTTGTCCAGTAAGCCTAAGAAAAAACGTCGCTTACGAACAAGATACAAGGTGTTGATGTTAGCAGTTTTCTTGGTTTTAGCAGCCTTAGGTGCGTTAATCTGGTTAAGCCCATCCAGTACTACGGTCCCAGAAGTCAATGGCCAGACTGTTGCCCAGGCTCGCTCAGCCATTGAAGAGGCGGGCTTAAAGGTCGGTAAAGAAAAAACAGAAAAGCATGATGACATTGCTGCTGGGACAGTCATTCGAACAGAACCCAAGGCAGGGACCCAACGTCGCGAAGGAACCAGTGTTGATTTAGTGATTTCAGAGGGGCCAGATACCTTTTCTATAGCCAATTATATCGGTTGGAAAAAGACAGATGTCATCAATGACTTGGTTCAAAATCACAAGATTTCACAAGAAGTCATTCGAATTGAAGAAGTAGAGACCAATGATTATGAAGCTGGAACGGTCATTGAACAAACGCCAGAAGCACGAACGATTTATAATCGAGCAGATAAACAGCGTATTACGCTGCGTGTCGCAAAAGAAATGGCCAATACCAGCATGCCAAGTTATCTTGGGTCCAGCTACGAATTTGCTGTGCAAAATTTAACACAAATTCTGGGAGTTAAGGAAGCAAATATCGAAAGACGAACAACGGCCAATCCAGATGATAATCCTTATGGATATGCGGCAGGTTTGATTGTCAAACAAACGCCAGACGTTAATGCGAACTTTAGCCTAAAGAGTGCACGAATCGTTCTTTATATTTACGAACCGAAAGAAGATCCTTCTACCGCTCATTCAGAATCCAGCAGTCGTTCCTCTAGTGAACGCCGCAGTAACTCAAGTACAGAAGAGAGCAGTGATACGCAACCTTCTTCCACGGTATCGTCTAGCACGATTGAATAA
- a CDS encoding S1 RNA-binding domain-containing protein — translation MKIGDKLTGKITGIQPYGAFVELDNQVVGLIHISEIKTGYIANIHELLQLGQEVQVQVVDFDEYTQKASLSMRTLEEEKHRLPRYHRFSNAHHKYGFAPLAKQLPIWIEESLTFLKERQ, via the coding sequence ATGAAAATCGGTGATAAATTGACAGGAAAAATCACAGGAATTCAGCCTTACGGTGCCTTTGTTGAATTGGACAATCAAGTGGTAGGCTTGATTCACATCTCTGAGATTAAGACAGGCTATATTGCAAATATTCATGAGTTGTTGCAACTTGGACAGGAAGTTCAGGTTCAAGTGGTCGATTTTGATGAATACACTCAAAAAGCTAGTTTATCTATGCGAACGTTGGAAGAGGAAAAGCACAGACTTCCTCGTTATCACCGCTTCTCAAATGCTCATCATAAGTATGGCTTTGCCCCTCTGGCTAAACAGCTACCGATTTGGATAGAGGAAAGCTTAACCTTCCTAAAAGAGAGACAATAG
- a CDS encoding bifunctional Cof-type HAD-IIB family hydrolase/peptidylprolyl isomerase: MNAKLKYKAKKIKLVFFDIDDTLRVKETGYMPESIQTVFKQLQDNGIMTGIATGRAGFGVVPEIKALNPDFLVTLNGAHVENKKGEAIYQHILEKDLVEEYVHWAKEVGIDYGFINNAEAALSNRNEMISEAMDVIYQDLPVNPDFYQEQDVYQLFTFENRGDSLALKDDLSEQLRLVRWHEHSSDVVAIDGSKAVGVAKVVEHLGLKPENVLVFGDGLNDLELFDYAGMSIAMGLAHEKVKEAADYVTETVEEDGIFKALEQLGLVEAELQFPQLDVEHTKGPVATIHTNHGELRIKLFADHAPKTVANFVALAKDGYYDGVIFHRIIEDFMIQGGDPTGTGMGGESIYGEAFEDEFSPELYNIRGALSMANAGPNTNGSQFFIVQNSSLPYSKKELSRGGWPEAIAAVYAKEGGTPHLDRRHTVFGQLMDEKSYQTLDAIAAVETGAMDKPLEDVIIEGIEVIEA, translated from the coding sequence ATGAACGCCAAATTAAAATACAAAGCAAAGAAAATTAAACTGGTCTTTTTTGATATTGATGATACCTTGCGAGTGAAAGAAACTGGCTATATGCCCGAGTCGATTCAGACGGTTTTTAAGCAATTACAGGACAACGGAATCATGACGGGCATTGCCACAGGTCGAGCAGGCTTTGGTGTAGTTCCTGAAATCAAGGCTCTGAACCCAGATTTTTTGGTCACCTTAAATGGTGCTCATGTTGAAAATAAGAAGGGTGAGGCAATTTATCAACATATATTAGAAAAAGATTTGGTGGAAGAGTACGTCCACTGGGCAAAGGAAGTCGGGATTGATTATGGATTTATCAACAATGCTGAGGCAGCTTTGTCCAATCGCAACGAGATGATTAGCGAAGCCATGGATGTCATTTATCAAGATTTACCAGTCAATCCAGATTTTTATCAGGAACAGGATGTTTATCAACTGTTTACATTTGAGAACCGAGGAGATAGCCTGGCGTTGAAGGATGATTTATCCGAACAGCTTCGTTTGGTTCGTTGGCATGAACACTCATCCGATGTTGTCGCTATTGACGGCTCAAAAGCAGTGGGTGTCGCCAAAGTAGTTGAGCATTTGGGATTGAAACCAGAAAATGTCTTGGTTTTTGGAGATGGACTCAATGATTTGGAGCTATTTGATTACGCTGGGATGAGCATTGCAATGGGGCTTGCCCATGAGAAAGTCAAGGAGGCTGCAGATTATGTAACAGAGACGGTCGAAGAAGACGGTATTTTCAAAGCCTTGGAGCAGCTTGGCTTGGTTGAGGCAGAATTGCAATTTCCTCAATTAGATGTGGAACATACAAAAGGGCCAGTAGCGACAATTCATACCAACCATGGAGAGTTGCGTATCAAGCTCTTTGCTGACCATGCTCCAAAAACAGTCGCAAACTTTGTAGCTCTAGCAAAAGATGGTTACTACGATGGTGTGATTTTCCACCGAATTATTGAAGATTTCATGATTCAAGGGGGAGATCCGACTGGTACTGGTATGGGTGGTGAGTCCATTTATGGAGAAGCTTTTGAAGATGAATTTTCACCAGAGTTATACAATATTCGCGGAGCCCTTTCCATGGCCAATGCGGGACCAAATACCAATGGCAGTCAATTCTTTATTGTTCAGAACTCTTCTCTTCCTTACTCTAAAAAGGAATTAAGTCGCGGAGGTTGGCCTGAGGCTATTGCGGCTGTCTATGCAAAAGAAGGAGGAACTCCTCATCTGGATCGTCGTCATACGGTATTTGGCCAATTGATGGATGAAAAGTCTTATCAAACACTCGATGCGATTGCAGCTGTGGAGACAGGAGCTATGGACAAACCTTTGGAAGACGTCATCATAGAAGGGATTGAAGTGATAGAGGCATGA
- a CDS encoding Stp1/IreP family PP2C-type Ser/Thr phosphatase, whose protein sequence is MEIALLTDVGQKRTNNQDYVNQFVNRAGMSMVILADGMGGHRAGNIASEMAVTDLGAAWVNTQISTINEVREWFAHHIEEENQKIHQFGQDEAYKGMGTTLEALAIIGNQAIYAHIGDSRIGLIRGENYTQLTSDHSLVNALLKAGQLTPEEAERHPQRNIITQSIGQKDEVEPDVGMVSLDIGDYLVLNSDGLSNMISDSEIYDIVTSDISLADKAETLIRFANNAGGLDNITVALVHVTEEDLA, encoded by the coding sequence ATGGAAATTGCATTACTAACAGACGTTGGGCAGAAACGCACCAACAATCAAGATTATGTGAATCAATTTGTCAATCGTGCAGGAATGAGCATGGTGATCTTAGCTGATGGCATGGGCGGTCATCGTGCAGGAAATATTGCTAGTGAGATGGCAGTCACCGATCTAGGTGCAGCTTGGGTCAATACACAGATTTCTACCATTAACGAAGTTCGGGAATGGTTTGCCCACCACATCGAAGAAGAAAATCAAAAAATTCATCAATTTGGTCAAGATGAGGCCTATAAAGGCATGGGAACAACTCTTGAAGCTCTTGCCATTATTGGCAATCAAGCGATTTATGCCCATATTGGTGATTCACGGATTGGCTTGATTCGTGGAGAAAACTACACACAATTAACCAGCGATCATTCGCTTGTTAACGCTCTATTAAAAGCCGGTCAGTTGACGCCAGAAGAGGCAGAGCGACATCCGCAACGCAATATCATTACCCAGTCTATTGGGCAAAAAGATGAGGTAGAACCAGACGTTGGTATGGTCAGTCTAGATATTGGTGACTATCTTGTATTAAACAGCGATGGTCTCTCCAATATGATTTCAGATAGTGAAATTTATGATATTGTGACCAGCGATATTAGCTTGGCGGACAAGGCAGAGACCCTGATTCGCTTTGCCAATAATGCTGGTGGGCTGGATAATATCACCGTAGCCCTTGTTCACGTGACTGAGGAGGACTTGGCATGA
- a CDS encoding YigZ family protein, which translates to MEIRTIKEDGQVQEDIKKSRFICHVKRVETEEEARDFITQIKKEHYKATHNCSAFIIGEKSEIKRTSDDGEPSGTAGVPMLGVLENHNLTNICVVVTRYFGGIKLGAGGLIRAYAGSVALAVKEIGLVDIKEQAGLAITMTYSQYQEFPNFLKEMSLEEYETEFTDQVSSLIYVDKEEKETIKSGLVEFFHGKIQCYDQGLREVEVPVAL; encoded by the coding sequence ATGGAAATCAGAACAATCAAAGAGGACGGTCAAGTCCAAGAAGACATCAAAAAATCTCGCTTTATTTGCCATGTGAAACGTGTGGAAACCGAGGAAGAAGCTCGAGATTTTATTACTCAGATAAAAAAAGAACACTATAAGGCCACCCATAATTGCTCGGCCTTTATCATCGGGGAAAAGAGTGAAATCAAACGAACCAGCGATGATGGGGAGCCTAGTGGAACAGCTGGCGTCCCTATGCTGGGGGTCCTAGAAAATCACAATCTCACCAACATCTGCGTCGTTGTAACTCGCTATTTTGGCGGAATTAAGCTAGGAGCTGGAGGGCTAATTCGAGCTTATGCTGGCAGTGTCGCCTTGGCTGTAAAGGAAATCGGGCTGGTTGATATTAAAGAACAGGCAGGGCTTGCAATTACCATGACCTACAGCCAATATCAAGAATTCCCCAATTTCCTCAAAGAAATGTCTTTAGAGGAATACGAAACAGAGTTCACAGACCAGGTTTCTTCCCTCATCTATGTTGATAAGGAAGAAAAAGAAACCATCAAGAGCGGACTGGTTGAATTTTTCCATGGGAAAATCCAGTGCTACGACCAAGGATTAAGGGAGGTAGAAGTCCCTGTTGCTCTATAA
- a CDS encoding sensor histidine kinase, whose protein sequence is MKKAYYALTSIYIFLVIGFLLYYLFNLFGLDWAFIVGDLERIEKFVFFMCVVTLSLACLIFLLIKTLRYLLFSQVQTNLQSILSGKSLKSFDVSDVDQSFQELREKYQTLAENVQKSENKALQLEEVIVEKERKRIARDLHDTVSQELFAATMILSGVKGQAGKISQEQLGLQLDSVAGLLDTAQKDLRILLLHLRPMELEGRSLVAGLELILKELTDKSEIEVHFKHRVEEIPKQVEEHIFRIAQEIISNTLRHANASRLDVYLYQMDQELQLKMVDDGIGFEQGKTDELSYGLKNIEERVQDMAGELQLLTAPKQGVSIAIRVPLWKGKNHEDFID, encoded by the coding sequence ATGAAAAAAGCCTACTATGCTTTAACCTCGATTTATATCTTTTTGGTGATTGGCTTTTTACTTTACTATCTGTTTAATCTTTTTGGACTGGATTGGGCTTTTATTGTTGGGGATTTGGAGCGGATAGAAAAGTTTGTTTTCTTCATGTGTGTGGTAACCCTGTCCTTGGCTTGTTTGATTTTTTTATTGATCAAAACCCTGCGTTATTTGCTATTTAGTCAAGTACAAACAAATTTACAGAGTATTCTTTCTGGGAAATCCTTAAAGTCCTTTGATGTGAGCGATGTGGACCAATCTTTTCAGGAATTGCGAGAGAAGTACCAAACTCTGGCTGAAAATGTGCAGAAGTCTGAAAATAAAGCCTTGCAGCTAGAGGAAGTGATTGTTGAAAAAGAACGCAAGCGTATTGCGCGAGATTTACATGATACCGTGAGTCAAGAATTATTTGCAGCAACCATGATTTTATCCGGTGTCAAAGGTCAGGCAGGGAAAATAAGTCAGGAGCAACTTGGTCTGCAGTTAGATAGCGTTGCAGGATTATTAGATACAGCTCAAAAAGATTTGCGGATTTTGCTCCTTCATTTGCGTCCGATGGAGCTGGAAGGGCGGAGTTTGGTTGCCGGACTAGAGCTTATCTTAAAGGAATTGACAGATAAGAGCGAGATTGAGGTTCATTTCAAACACCGAGTGGAAGAAATTCCTAAGCAAGTAGAAGAGCATATTTTTCGGATTGCTCAGGAAATCATTAGCAATACGCTACGCCATGCTAATGCCTCTCGGTTAGATGTCTACCTTTATCAAATGGATCAAGAGCTGCAGTTGAAAATGGTTGATGATGGCATTGGCTTTGAACAAGGAAAGACCGATGAGCTAAGCTATGGATTGAAAAATATCGAGGAGCGAGTGCAGGACATGGCAGGTGAGTTGCAACTACTGACAGCTCCCAAGCAAGGAGTATCCATCGCTATACGAGTACCATTGTGGAAAGGGAAAAATCATGAAGATTTTATTGATTGA
- a CDS encoding DEAD/DEAH box helicase has translation MMERKDCLGRLFTSQQLPEELRDIAERLPSMVESKGELRCSRCWSPVDKELSRLPVGAYYCRECLLLGRVRSDEPLYYFPQEAYPSQQVLKWTGQLTEFQHKVSEGLLAAWEKRENTLVHAVTGAGKTEMIYPLVASVIDSGGAVCMASPRIDVCLELYRRLKEDFSCPISLLHGESEPYFRSPLVIATTHQLLKFYQAFDLLVVDEVDAFPYVDNPMLYHAVSQSVKKDGQTVFLTATSTDELDRKVRKGTLKRLSLPRRFHGNALIVPQKVWLANFQTYLSKNQLPPRLEKMIDQQRRTGFPLLIFASEIKRGQAFAAVLQKYFPDERVGFVASTTENRLELVEQFRQKELTILVSTTILERGVTFPCVDVFVLEANHRLFTRSALVQISGRVGRSMERPTGALYFFQDGTNQAIEKAIQEIKQMNQEAGL, from the coding sequence ATGATGGAAAGAAAAGATTGTTTAGGGCGTTTGTTTACTAGCCAGCAGTTACCAGAGGAGTTGCGAGACATAGCAGAGCGGCTTCCTAGCATGGTGGAGTCTAAGGGGGAGTTGCGGTGCAGTCGTTGTTGGAGTCCTGTGGATAAGGAATTATCCAGGCTGCCTGTAGGGGCTTATTATTGCCGAGAGTGTTTGTTATTAGGTCGTGTTCGTAGCGATGAGCCTCTCTATTATTTTCCACAGGAAGCCTATCCTTCTCAGCAGGTTTTAAAATGGACAGGGCAGCTGACAGAGTTTCAACATAAGGTTTCAGAAGGGCTACTTGCGGCATGGGAAAAAAGAGAGAATACCTTGGTTCATGCGGTCACAGGTGCTGGAAAGACAGAGATGATTTATCCCTTGGTTGCTAGTGTGATTGATAGCGGAGGAGCTGTTTGTATGGCCAGTCCACGAATTGATGTCTGCTTGGAGTTGTATCGTCGGTTAAAAGAAGATTTTTCTTGTCCCATTTCCCTCCTTCATGGGGAATCAGAACCCTATTTTCGGAGTCCTCTAGTCATTGCTACTACTCATCAGTTATTAAAGTTTTATCAGGCGTTTGATTTGTTGGTCGTTGATGAGGTGGATGCTTTTCCCTATGTGGATAATCCTATGCTTTATCACGCTGTTTCCCAATCGGTCAAAAAAGATGGTCAGACTGTTTTTTTGACAGCTACCTCAACAGATGAATTGGATAGAAAGGTTCGAAAAGGAACTTTGAAACGTCTCAGTTTGCCTCGCCGCTTCCACGGCAATGCGCTCATCGTACCGCAGAAGGTTTGGTTGGCAAATTTTCAAACCTATCTGTCAAAAAATCAACTTCCTCCAAGATTGGAAAAAATGATTGATCAGCAGAGGAGGACTGGCTTTCCCTTGTTAATCTTTGCATCGGAAATCAAGCGAGGGCAAGCATTTGCAGCTGTTTTACAGAAATATTTCCCAGATGAACGTGTGGGGTTCGTCGCCTCAACCACGGAAAATCGCTTAGAATTGGTCGAGCAATTTCGCCAGAAGGAATTAACCATCTTGGTGTCTACAACTATTTTGGAGCGAGGAGTTACTTTTCCTTGTGTAGACGTCTTTGTACTTGAAGCCAATCATCGCTTGTTTACACGAAGTGCCCTGGTACAAATCAGTGGCCGTGTGGGACGGAGTATGGAGAGGCCAACAGGTGCTCTCTATTTCTTTCAAGATGGCACCAATCAAGCGATTGAAAAAGCCATTCAAGAAATTAAACAGATGAATCAGGAGGCAGGATTATGA
- a CDS encoding response regulator transcription factor has product MKILLIDDHEMVRLGLKSYLDMQEDVEVIAEASNGREGVEKALEFRPDVVVMDIVMPEMDGIEATLELLKKWKEAKIVILTSYLDNEKISPVLDAGARGYLLKTSSADTILAGIRKVAKGELAIETEVKKKVENRRNQLALHDELTARERDILGLLAKGYENQRIADELFISLKTVKTHVSNILAKLEVSDRTQAVVYAFQHHLVPQEEI; this is encoded by the coding sequence ATGAAGATTTTATTGATTGACGATCATGAGATGGTCCGTCTGGGACTAAAAAGTTATTTGGATATGCAAGAAGATGTAGAAGTCATCGCGGAAGCTTCCAATGGCCGTGAAGGGGTGGAGAAAGCCTTGGAGTTTCGACCAGATGTGGTTGTGATGGATATTGTCATGCCAGAGATGGATGGGATTGAGGCAACCCTAGAGCTGCTTAAAAAATGGAAGGAAGCAAAGATTGTGATATTGACTTCTTACCTGGATAATGAAAAAATCTCTCCTGTCCTAGATGCGGGAGCTAGGGGCTATCTTCTGAAAACATCCAGTGCGGACACTATTTTGGCTGGTATTCGAAAAGTGGCGAAGGGAGAGCTAGCTATCGAGACCGAGGTGAAGAAAAAAGTAGAGAATCGGCGAAATCAGCTAGCCTTGCATGATGAGTTAACCGCACGAGAACGCGATATTCTAGGTCTGCTCGCAAAAGGGTATGAAAATCAACGGATTGCAGATGAACTGTTCATCTCTCTAAAAACGGTAAAAACCCATGTTTCTAATATTCTTGCGAAATTAGAGGTGAGTGACCGCACACAGGCAGTTGTCTATGCCTTTCAACATCATTTAGTGCCACAAGAAGAAATTTAA
- a CDS encoding ComF family protein, with product MNHCLLCHHPLKQHYRFLDLLLLKKQAVFTCDTCMSEFKEIGEQHCERCWKEGEDVLCSDCQEWEKKGEMIEHQACFRYNQAMKEYFSTYKFQGDYALHRVFARTFSRALKPYQKEFTLVPIPVSSHRFQKRGFNQVTAFLEGAKLSYSDLLEKEDSLAQSSKTREERLQTQQVFSIRDLKNLPEKILLIDDIYTTGATLHLAKKLLLENGVKRVRTFSLAR from the coding sequence ATGAACCATTGTTTGCTTTGTCACCATCCCTTGAAACAACACTATCGTTTTTTAGACCTTCTTCTTTTGAAGAAGCAGGCTGTTTTTACCTGTGATACTTGTATGTCAGAGTTTAAGGAGATTGGCGAGCAGCATTGTGAACGTTGCTGGAAAGAAGGAGAAGATGTACTTTGTTCTGATTGTCAAGAGTGGGAGAAAAAGGGAGAAATGATAGAGCATCAAGCCTGTTTTCGCTACAATCAAGCCATGAAAGAATATTTCAGTACCTATAAATTTCAAGGTGATTATGCTCTTCATCGAGTATTTGCAAGGACTTTTTCCCGTGCTTTAAAGCCGTACCAAAAGGAGTTTACACTGGTTCCCATACCTGTGAGCAGTCATCGATTTCAAAAAAGAGGGTTTAATCAAGTAACGGCTTTTTTAGAAGGAGCAAAGCTCTCTTATAGTGACTTGTTGGAAAAAGAGGATAGCCTTGCCCAATCTAGTAAAACGCGAGAAGAAAGGTTGCAGACCCAACAGGTATTTTCAATCCGAGATTTGAAAAATCTTCCAGAGAAAATCCTTTTGATTGATGATATTTATACGACAGGAGCTACACTTCATTTAGCAAAGAAACTTCTTTTGGAAAACGGGGTGAAAAGAGTACGGACATTTTCACTTGCACGATAA
- the liaF gene encoding cell wall-active antibiotics response protein LiaF — MRKLQFFLLVEAILLSLALVTILSGHFSRLLLFLVLFLLFVYYYFGKQKTNVLLVGSSLLLFFAMMLNPFVIAAMLFALVYGMIVAAPYLYKEDTTTDLVFEDTLGKKTEKNRWLGNLHHFAEQKQCRFDDINLFRFAGQDTIHLEKIIVAQHDNVIILRKIAGNTKIILPVDVGVRLNVNHLYGELTFLDQPVYDLRNENLTLTTPDFETANKTVKIVLATFVGNVEVVRR; from the coding sequence ATGCGGAAATTGCAATTTTTTCTATTGGTTGAGGCGATTTTATTAAGCCTTGCACTGGTAACGATTTTATCGGGGCATTTTTCGCGATTGCTCCTCTTTTTGGTTCTCTTTCTGTTGTTTGTTTATTACTATTTTGGCAAGCAAAAAACAAATGTATTATTGGTTGGTTCCAGTTTATTGCTCTTTTTTGCCATGATGCTCAATCCCTTTGTCATTGCTGCCATGCTATTTGCCCTTGTGTATGGGATGATTGTGGCTGCTCCTTATCTTTATAAGGAAGATACGACGACTGACCTAGTATTTGAGGATACTCTTGGAAAAAAGACGGAGAAAAATCGTTGGCTAGGAAATTTGCATCATTTTGCAGAGCAAAAGCAGTGCCGATTTGACGATATTAATCTGTTTCGTTTCGCCGGACAGGACACGATTCATCTGGAAAAAATCATCGTTGCCCAGCATGATAATGTGATTATCCTACGAAAAATAGCTGGGAATACAAAAATTATCCTACCGGTGGATGTCGGGGTTCGTTTAAATGTCAATCATCTTTATGGAGAATTGACCTTCTTGGATCAGCCCGTCTATGACCTCCGCAATGAAAATCTAACGCTTACGACGCCAGACTTTGAAACAGCTAATAAGACTGTCAAGATTGTTCTTGCGACCTTTGTAGGAAATGTAGAGGTGGTGAGACGATGA